One window of the Candidatus Tisiphia endosymbiont of Sialis lutaria genome contains the following:
- a CDS encoding AAA family ATPase — protein MIEEKNNINYQPRMFVGTDDFYDLLINSDIFVDKSLMIKELLEDSGKVTLITRPRRWGKSLNMDMVRRFLEIEVDKYGIQLPQEQRVNHKLFSGGEVDLGFDETKELKPLKIASVANSMKRQGQFPVIIISFKGVRGSSYEEIESKISYQITKLFSNYRYLKRYVSEKEYLLEEAEKEQLTRYFSGKFNKVELENSLKFLSDLLYKHFNQKVYILIDEYDTPINSSYMEFGHTEEFNQVLKLFRAIFGNSLKTNDSLQKGVITGILRVAKANLFSDLNNLTECSLLDERFSSSYGFTQVEVDELLTKVPLKTNPEEIKNWYNGYNFGGEVIYNPWSIMQCLASKGKLDHYWIDSGGTDWIDHVLLSDEMQQNIQALVAGKTITSSITKHINFADINKPEGLFSLLLFSGYLNPAAKMSEQDIYELSIPNYEVKYIYQKRMVQWVSKQLDIDNSGYYSFVTLLPDGRIDEFKERLQELLLNSTSFHQTGAKKAELFYSGFMLGFVNMLAPNYIISSEQESGDGRADVVMIPKIGKGDKAMIIEYKIAKSSEDLADIAKSGLQQIIDKKYDTRIKEYQHVKQILKISMAFCGKNMELQYEVSL, from the coding sequence ATGATAGAAGAAAAAAATAATATTAATTACCAACCAAGAATGTTTGTTGGTACCGATGACTTCTACGATTTGTTGATTAATAGCGACATATTTGTTGATAAGAGTCTAATGATCAAGGAATTGTTAGAAGATAGTGGTAAAGTCACCTTGATCACCCGCCCAAGGCGTTGGGGTAAAAGTCTGAATATGGATATGGTGCGGAGATTTCTAGAAATAGAAGTGGATAAGTATGGGATACAATTGCCGCAAGAACAAAGAGTTAATCATAAGCTGTTTAGCGGAGGAGAAGTGGATTTAGGCTTTGATGAGACTAAAGAACTAAAGCCATTGAAAATTGCTAGTGTAGCAAACTCTATGAAACGTCAAGGTCAATTTCCAGTTATTATTATAAGTTTCAAGGGCGTTAGGGGCAGTAGTTATGAGGAGATTGAAAGTAAAATCAGCTATCAAATAACTAAGTTATTTAGTAATTATCGTTATTTAAAACGTTATGTAAGTGAGAAAGAATATTTATTGGAAGAAGCGGAAAAAGAGCAATTAACTAGATATTTTTCTGGAAAGTTTAACAAAGTAGAGCTTGAGAATAGTTTAAAATTTCTAAGTGATTTACTTTATAAACATTTTAATCAAAAGGTCTATATATTAATCGACGAATATGATACACCAATTAATAGCTCCTACATGGAATTTGGTCATACAGAAGAATTTAATCAGGTACTTAAACTATTTCGGGCAATATTTGGCAATAGTCTTAAAACCAATGATTCATTACAAAAAGGTGTTATTACCGGCATATTGCGTGTTGCTAAGGCTAATTTGTTTTCAGATTTGAATAATTTAACTGAATGTAGTTTACTAGATGAAAGATTTTCTAGCAGTTACGGTTTTACTCAAGTGGAAGTTGATGAATTATTAACTAAAGTGCCGCTTAAAACTAATCCAGAAGAAATTAAAAATTGGTATAATGGCTATAATTTTGGTGGAGAAGTCATTTATAATCCATGGTCAATTATGCAATGTTTGGCAAGTAAAGGCAAGCTTGATCACTATTGGATTGATAGTGGTGGGACTGATTGGATTGATCATGTATTGCTTTCAGATGAGATGCAACAAAATATCCAGGCTTTAGTTGCAGGTAAAACGATTACTTCTTCTATTACTAAACATATAAATTTTGCTGATATTAACAAACCAGAAGGGTTATTTAGCTTATTATTATTTAGTGGTTATCTAAATCCTGCAGCCAAGATGTCAGAACAAGATATTTACGAACTATCTATCCCTAATTATGAGGTAAAATATATCTACCAAAAAAGAATGGTGCAATGGGTTAGTAAACAATTAGATATTGATAATTCTGGCTATTATTCTTTCGTTACTTTATTACCAGATGGTAGAATAGATGAGTTTAAAGAGCGTTTGCAGGAATTGTTACTTAATTCTACTAGTTTTCATCAAACAGGAGCAAAGAAAGCAGAACTGTTTTATAGCGGCTTTATGCTCGGCTTTGTTAATATGTTAGCTCCTAATTATATAATATCAAGTGAACAAGAATCAGGGGATGGCAGAGCTGACGTTGTGATGATTCCAAAAATTGGCAAAGGTGATAAAGCGATGATTATCGAGTATAAAATCGCTAAATCCTCAGAAGATTTAGCAGATATAGCTAAATCTGGCTTACAACAAATTATAGATAAGAAATATGATACTAGGATAAAAGAATATCAGCATGTAAAACAAATACTCAAAATTTCGATGGCATTTTGTGGAAAAAATATGGAGTTGCAATATGAGGTGAGTCTATAA